Proteins found in one Mangifera indica cultivar Alphonso chromosome 15, CATAS_Mindica_2.1, whole genome shotgun sequence genomic segment:
- the LOC123197404 gene encoding mitotic-spindle organizing protein 1A-like — MDPEAAQTARESLDLAFHMSNILDTGLDRHTLSILIALCDLGLNPEALAAVVKELRQEPSPSSTMPTAPS; from the coding sequence ATGGATCCAGAGGCTGCACAAACTGCCCGAGAGTCCCTAGACCTTGCATTTCACATGTCCAACATTCTTGATACAGGGCTTGATCGACACACACTCTCTATTCTCATTGCCCTTTGTGACTTGGGCCTGAACCCTGAGGCTCTGGCTGCTGTGGTCAAGGAACTCCGACAAGAGCCCTCTCCCTCATCCACAATGCCTACTGCTCCATCATAG
- the LOC123197230 gene encoding serine carboxypeptidase-like 45: MSSLQWILVFSICATLLLTTKAGPEADKITSLPGQPQVTFQQYSGYITIDEHQKKALFYYFVEAETDPASKPLVLWLNGGPGCSSVGAGAFTEHGPFRPSGDVLLKNEYSWNKGANMLYLESPAGVGFSYSANKSFYSYVNDEITARDNLAFLESWFKKFPEYRNRDFFITGESYAGHYVPQLAQLVIQSNMKYNFKGIAIGNPLLEFDTDFNSRAEYIWSHGLISDSTFEMFTLVCNYSQIRREIENGTLTTVCSEVIREVSREVSRSINAYDILIDVCLSSISSQSQFLNKLQEPAKLDVCVEDETYKYLNRKDVQKALHAQLVGVTEWTFCSDLVKYDARNLEIPTIHILGTLAKSGIRILVYSGDQDSVIPLIGTRKLVNKLAKELGMKTTVPYRAWFEGRQVAGWTQVYGDILTIATIRGASHEAPFSQPERSLVLFNGFLAGRPLPEA, from the exons ATGAGTTCTCTGCAATGGATACTTGTCTTCTCAATCTGTGCTACTCTATTATTGACGACAAAAGCCGGCCCTGAAGCCGATAAAATCACCAGTTTGCCGGGTCAACCTCAAGTCACTTTTCAGCAATATTCAGGATACATAACCATTGATGAGCACCAAAAGAAAGCTCTTTTTTACTACTTCGTTGAAGCAGAAACAGACCCAGCTTCAAAGCCACTTGTACTTTGGTTAAATGGAG GGCCTGGTTGTTCTTCCGTTGGAGCTGGAGCTTTCACGGAGCATGGTCCTTTTAGGCCAAGTGGAGACGTATTGCTCAAAAACGAATATAGCTGGAACAAAG GAGCAAATATGTTATACCTGGAATCACCTGCTGGGGTTGGCTTCTCCTATTCAGCTAATAAATCTTTCTACTCATATGTCAACGATGAGATCACAG CGCGAGATAATCTTGCCTTCCTGGAAAGCTGGTTCAAGAAATTTCCAGAATACAGAAATAGGGATTTTTTCATCACTGGGGAGAGTTATGCCG GCCACTATGTCCCACAATTAGCACAACTGGTAATTCAATCCAACATGAAGTACAATTTCAAGGGAATAGCA ATAGGAAATCCTCTATTGGAATTTGATACTGATTTCAACTCACGGGCTGAGTACATTTGGTCTCATGGACTGATATCAGATTCTACTTTTGAAATGTTCACTTTAGTTTGTAACTATTCTCAAATTAGGAGAGAAATTGAAAATGGAACTCTTACCACGGTTTGTTCTGAAGTCATAAGAGAAGTTTCAAGAGAAGTTAGCAGATCTATCAATGCTTACGATATTCTTATCGATGTTTGTTTATCATCCATTTCCTCACAGTCTCAGTTCCTGAATAAACTG CAAGAACCAGCAAAATTAGATGTTTGTGTGGAAGATGAAACATATAAATACTTGAACCGAAAAGATGTACAGAAGGCTCTCCATGCTCAGCTTGTTGGAGTTACTGAATGGACATTTTGTAGCGA TTTAGTCAAATATGATGCACGAAATCTAGAGATACCTACCATTCATATTCTAGGAACACTTGCCAAGTCTGGCATCAGGATCTTGGTTTACAG TGGAGATCAAGATTCAGTTATCCCATTAATTGGAACTCGGAAATTAGTGAATAAATTGGCAAAGGAGTTGGGAATGAAAACAACTGTGCCTTATAGAGCCTGGTTTGAGGGAAGACAG GTTGCTGGATGGACACAAGTTTATGGCGATATCTTAACGATTGCTACAATTAGAGGAGCATCTCATGAAGCTCCATTTTCACAGCCTGAGAGGTCACTTGTTCTGTTTAATGGATTTCTGGCAGGAAGGCCACTGCCAGAAGCATAA